TCCACAGGGTTCGCCAGTGCTCAACTCTCGCATGCCACAGCGCGCACCGCCACCATTCCGACGGGATTTCGAAGCAAAATTGCGTGGCTTCTACCGCAAATTGGAGTCGAAAGGCTACGGACAGGGTCCGCACAAACTAAAGTACGAGCCCCAActtgaaaaacattattattttattttaatatatttcgatAATTTTCCGCAGATTACACATTCGACGCACACATCTGCTAGAAGATGCCTTCCGGCGCATAATGTCGGCCAACAAGAAAGATCTGCAGCGTGGTCGTCTCGCTGTGCTCTGGGATACTGAAGAAGGCTTGGACTATGGCGGTCCATCAAGGTAATTGACACAcctcataattaaaaaaatgtggtctgatttaaatttcaacttcaattttttttttttttgtttttacagagAATTCTTCTTTCTGCTTTCACGCGAGCTCTTCAACCCCTACTATGGACTGTTTGAGTACTCAGCCAACGACACATACACTGTGCAAGTCTCACCACTGTCAGCATTTGTGGACAATTGCCACGATTGGTTCCGGTTCGGCGGTCGTGTGCTGGGCTTGGCGCTCGTACATCAATACCTATTGGATGCCTTCTTTACACGCCCATTTTACAAGGCGTTGTTGCGTTTGCCCGTCGCGCTGAGTGATCTGGAATCGCTGGATAATGAGTTTCATCAATCGCTACAATGGATACGCGACAATGACATCGGCACCGGCATTGATCTTGGTCTAACATTTTGCGTTACCGAAGAGCTATTGGGACATGTGGTCGAGCGTGAATTGAAGCCGGGTGGTAAGAATATAATTGTAAATgagaaaaacaagaaagaatATTTGGAACGCATGATTAAGTGGCGTTTGGAGCGTGGCGTACAAGAGCAGACGGAATCGTTGGTGCGTGGCTTTTACG
The sequence above is drawn from the Bactrocera oleae isolate idBacOlea1 chromosome 5, idBacOlea1, whole genome shotgun sequence genome and encodes:
- the Hecw gene encoding E3 ubiquitin-protein ligase HECW2 isoform X2, translated to MGFLSKAAYIVWAVLFEQEIMSYVPIEERSPQGSPVLNSRMPQRAPPPFRRDFEAKLRGFYRKLESKGYGQGPHKLKLHIRRTHLLEDAFRRIMSANKKDLQRGRLAVLWDTEEGLDYGGPSREFFFLLSRELFNPYYGLFEYSANDTYTVQVSPLSAFVDNCHDWFRFGGRVLGLALVHQYLLDAFFTRPFYKALLRLPVALSDLESLDNEFHQSLQWIRDNDIGTGIDLGLTFCVTEELLGHVVERELKPGGKNIIVNEKNKKEYLERMIKWRLERGVQEQTESLVRGFYEVVDARLVSVFDARELELVIAGTAEIDINDWRLNTEYRSGYHDNHQVIIWFWQVIEKFTNEQRLRLLQFVTGTSSIPYEGFSALRGSTGPRRFCIEKWGKPNALPRAHTCFNRLDLPPYPTPELLYEKLLLAVEETNTFGIE